The genomic region AACAGGGCGCGCGCGATGGGACGACGCGCCGCGATCCAGCCGGCCATGCCGGCGCCGTCGGCATGGCCGGAATATTCGTCGATCATGCGGATGCGGGCGGCGACCTTGATCTCGTCGCCCTGGATGCGGACGGCCTTGGCCCCGTCCTGGAGGAAACGGCCGAGCGTGCCGTTGGCCTGGAAGCCGGCCAGAAGCACGGTCGCGCGCTCGTTCCACAGCCAGCGCTTCAGGTGATGGCGGATCCGGCCCGCATCGCACATCCCGCTCGCGGCGATGATGATGTGGAAGCCGGACAGACGCATGATCGCCTTGCTCTCGTCCGCGGTCTCGGTGAACTTCAGATGCGGCGAGTTGAGCAGGCGCGTGGCGTCGACCGACGGGTCGAGGCTGTCGGCATGGCGGCGGAACACTTCGGTCGCGCGGATCGCGAGCGGCGAATCGAGGAAGATCGGCGCCGTCGGAATCTCGCGGTGCTCCATGAGGTCGACGAGGTCGACGATCAGCTCCTGGGTGCGCTCGACCGCGAAGGCGGGCAACAGCAGGGCGCCGCCGGCCGCTGCAGCATCGCGCACCTCGGCTGCGAGGTGCTCGCGGCGAAGCGCGGGTGTGGTGGCCTCGCGCACGCGATCACCATAGGTCGATTCCGCGATGACGTAGTCGAAGTCGCTCGGCGCCTCGGGATCCGGCTGGAGCAGCTTGGCCTCCGGCCCGACGTCGCCGGAGATGAGCACGCGCAATGGACGCGCTGCGCCTTGCTCGGCGATTTCCAGCTCGATCGAGGCGGAGCCGAGCAAATGGCCGGCGTTCCAGTAGCGTGCGCGCACGCCGGGGATCACGTCGGTCCAGCGCTCATAGTCGACGGCGCGAAACGACTGCAGCGATGCGATCGCGTCGGCCTGCGTGTAGATCGGCTCGACCTGCTTGCGCCCGCGCGAGGCGTTGCGCCGGTTGAGCTGCTTGACCTCCGATTCCTGGATGTTGCCGGCATCGGGCAGCATGTAGGAGCAGAGGTCGATCGTGCCGCGCGTCGCCAGGATCGGCCCCTCGAACCCTGCGCGCACGAGCTTCGGCAACAGACCGCTGTGGTCGATATGAGCATGTGTGAGCAGCACCGCATCGATGTCGGCGGGGCGAAACGGAAAGGCGCCGTAATTGAGTTCCTTCAGCGTCTTCTGGCCCTGGAACAATCCGCAATCGACCAGGAAACGGCCGCTTGCGGTCTGGAACAGATAGCTCGAGCCGGTCACGGTGCGGGCGGCACCGCAAAATCGAACGGTGATGCTCATCTGTCATTCTCCGAGGGGCTTGCCGTTGATCGCATAGCCGTTGTCGCTCGCAGTCGCGCTGGCCGCCAGGTCGTGCTCCGACCGGCCGAACGTGTAGACGCGATAGAGTGGCTCGCCTTGCTCGACGCGGTCGCCGATCTTCTTGAACAGGCGGATGCCCGCCCCCTTGTCGAGCGGCGCGCCGGCGGTGCGGGCGAGGCGGTTCAGGCGCAGGCAGTCGATCGCGGACACGATGCCGTCATGCCTCGCCTCGACGTCGAAGCTGAGCGGTCCGAGCTCGTTGCTGCATGTCGAGGGGCCCTGTGCGTCGATGATCTTCTGCATCTGCTTCAGTGCCGCGCCGCTGTCGAGCAGTTCGCGCGCCCGGGCATAGCCGGCCCCGCCGCGCAGCTCAGGATCGTATTCCAAGAGATGAGCGGCGAGCCGGAGCGATTTTTCGCGCAGATCACGCGGCGCGGCGGGCTCGTTGCCGAGCACCGCCATGACGTCGTTGGCTTCGAGCACCGGCCCGATGCCGCTGCCGATCGGCTGCGTGCCGTCGGTCGTGATCACCTCGACCGTGCGACCGAAGCGGTCGCCGACGAACTCGAACAGCTTTCGCAACCGCATCGCCTCGACGCCGCCGGTAACCTTCGCGGTCGGCCCGACCGGAATGTCGATCAACAGATGGGTCGAACCTGCCGCGATCTTCTTGGACATGATGGAGGCGACCATCTGCTCGCGGGTATCGAGGCTCAGCGGACGCTCGACCGAGATCAGGACGTCGTCGGCCGGCGACAGGTTCACGTGCCCGCCCCAGATCAGACAACCGTTGCAGGAGGAGACGATCGCCTTCATCTCCTCGACGCCGATATTCACCCGCGCCAGCACCTCCATCGTGTCGGCGGTGCCCGCGGGCGATGTGATCGCGCGCGAGGAGGTCTTGGGGATCGGCAGGCCATGGGCGGCGACGATCGGCACCACCACCATCGAGGTGCGGTTGCCGGGGATGCCGCCGATGCAATGCTTATCGACGACGACAGGGGCCGGCCAGACCAATTGCGTGCCGGCCTGCGCCATGGCCCCCGTGAGGGCGAGCAGCTCGTCGCTGGTGATGAAGCTCGCCGACCCGATCAGGAAGGCGGCGATCTCCATGTCGGAATAGCGATAATGTGCAAGGTCGCTGATGATCGCGCCGATCTCGGCCTGGCTCAGGGTTCGTCCGCGGATCTTCGCACGCACCGCTTCCAGACTCTCCGGAGGCGAGGCGGGCCTGACCGTGACCTCCGTTCCGACCGCTTCCGCGAAGCGCCGGAATGCGGGCTCGGAGAGGCCGATCTCGTCGGGAGCCGCCAGCGTATCGTCGTCCGTGATCAGCAAGGTCGCCAGCAGAACCTTGCCGCCCTGACGAAGCTCGACGCGGCTGAAGCCGCGGAAGATCTCCGCGCGCAGCGCCTTGGAGCGTCTGGAGACCACGACGACGTTCTCGCGGCCGGTGTCGAGGCGGACGCGTCGGATCTTCAGTTGGGAATGCGGAAGGTCTGGATGCATGGACGGGCCGGCAGCAGGGAGTTGGACCTCCATGCTTAGACGTCACCGTCCGGATGCTGTTGACCCAGATCATGGCCCGCCAGTCCTGCGGGCACGGGCCAGTCGCAATGCAGGCCGGGGCCGGCCGTTACTTCATCGCCGAGCTGACGGAGTTGAACTTGTTGTTGAGCAGCGCAGCGCCCGTGCTGTTGACGATGGTCACGATTGCCAGAGCGATTCCTGCGGCGATCAGGCCGTACTCGATTGCGGTTGCGCCATTCTCATCGGCAAGAAAGGACGTAAACAGACGCATTGCCAACTCCTGTTCATCCGATCCGATGGATGGTCGCGTCGTTATCGGACTTGCAAATCGATCGAATAAGTCTTCGTGCGCGCCTAAAGAATTAAGCCCGGGCGATCGCGCCTTCGCTCATACGACGGCATTCATTAAATTAAGGTTCCGTCGATCCGTTCAAATGAAGCCAAATCGGCCGCGCGGCGCGGGCTTTGCCCCCCGTGCTGTGGCCGCTTAACCGATTGTTGAGCCTGTTCGTCAACGAATAGGCAAGGACATCTCGATCGCGCTCATCCACGCCGGCCGTCCGCATTCAGCGCCCGCAACATCGCGATGCGGGCGAACATCACCCAGCCGCCGCCGGTCTCGGCCGCGTTGATCAAGGTCTCGATCGCGGTCTGCCAATGCGCCTCGTGCTGGGCGTCCTCGGGCAGCTGCATGATGTAGTCGGCGGCCTCTTGAAGCGTGAGCAGCTTGCGCTTGCTGCTGACGCGAACGGGATCGTCGAACGCCGTCGACCAGGGCATGTCAGGCCGGCCGATCGGCGAGGAGCGACATCACGGCGCGATTCGCGAGGTGTGATGCTGCTAGCCGGCCTTCTTTGCCCGCGCGGGCGCGCGCACCGGCTTGTCGGCGGCCTTCTTCGGGGTGGTCGCAGCCTTTGCCGCGGCGTCCTTGCCGCCCTTGCCTGATATCGGCAGCAGCATCTCGCGCTGGCCCTCGACGCGCTTCTTCGGCTTCTTGGCCTTGGTGTCCTTGGCCGTGTCCCTGGCGACCTTCGCCGCGGGCGCAGCCTCCTTCTCGTTCGCGATGCTCTTCTTCAGCGCGTCCATCAGGCTGATGACGTTGCCGCCGGTCTTCGGTGCGGCCTTGGCCGTGATCGGCACGCCGCTGCGCTTCTTGTTGATGAGATCGATCAGAGCGGTCTCGTAATGATCCTCGAACAGTTCGGGCTCGAACGCGCCGGACTTCTTCTCGACGATGTGCTTTGCAAGGTCGAGCATGTCCTTGGTCAGCTTCACGTCCTGGATGTCGTCGAAATATTCCTTTTCGCTGCGGACCTCATAGGGGTAGCGCAGCAGCGTGCCCATCAGCCCGTTCTCGAGCGGCTCCAGCGCGATGATGTGCTCGCGGTTGGTCAGCACCACGCGGCCGATCGCGACCTTGTCCATGCTGCGGATGGTCTCACGGATCACCGCATAGGCGTCGTGGCCGACCTTGCCGTCCGGCACGAGGTAGTAGGGGCGGATCAGATAGCGGTTGTCGATGTCGGCCTTGGGCACGAACTCGTCGATCTCGATCGTGTGGGTGGAGTCGAGCGCGATGTCGTCCAGCTCGTCCTTGGTGACCTCGATATAGGTGTCGGTGTCGACCTTGTAGCCCTTGACGATGTCCTCGGAGGTTACCTCGTCGCCGGTCTCGGCATCGACCTTGAGATACTTGATGCGGTGGCCGGTCTTGCGGTTGATCTGGTTGAACGAGACCTTCTCGGTATCCGAAGTGGCCGGATAGAGCGCGACCGGGCAGGTCACGAGCGACAGACGCAGAAAACCCTTCCAATTGGCGCGGGGGGCCATGGGCTACTCCAGACGCAACAGAGGACAAGCCTTAAGAATACCATCGCCCAGTTGCGAATCATAGCAACCGCCGGCGCGGAATCTCGCAACGGCGTTAATCGCCGCCTGCACCGCGTTGCGTAGCGGGCCCATGGCCCGGAACATCGCCCGAGATGACGCGTTGCCCCGGCAGTTCATCGCCGCGAGGAGGTCGCGGCCATCCGACGCGACAGCCACAGATTGAGGTTACCATGGCAACCACGCGAGAGCAGAACCGGATCGTCGAAACTCCGACCGAGGCGCGCCAGGGCGAGCCTGGGCCTTCCGTGGCGGCGCTGCTCGCCATCTCGACCGGGCTTGCGATCCTGATCCTCGCCGTCGTCTGGTTCGTGTTCTTCCGGACCTGACGGCCGGATAAGCACGCCGGCACCTTCCGGCTCGCCGCGCGATGCGGCACGTTGCGCCCACCATGCCGCCGGCTCCTGCGGCGGCATGGTGGGCGCAGTCGCATTTGCGCGCGCCAGGTCGTATATGACCAAAAAGTAACGTAGGCCGGTTCCCCGCGTTCATATTCAGTTCACGCCGGAATTGCTCATCTCTGGCGGTGTTCATATAGCCTGTTCTTGCAGCCCATCCTTGGAGAGAAGCGTGCGCCTGCTCGTTGTTGAGGACGACCCCGATCTCAATCGCCAGCTCACCAAGGCGCTGACCGACGCCGGCTATGTCGTCGATCGGGCCTTCGACGGGGAGGAGGGGCATTATCTCGGCGACAACGAGCCGTATGACGCCGTGGTGCTCGATATCGGCCTGCCGAAGAAGGACGGCATCTCGGTGCTGGAGGCCTGGCGCCGCAACGGCCGCACCATGCCGGTCCTGATCCTCACCGCACGCGACCGCTGGAGCGACAAGGTGCAGGGCTTCGATGCCGGTGCCGACGATTACGTGGCAAAGCCGTTCCACCTGGAGGAGGTGCTGGCGCGCATCCGCGCCCTGCTGCGCCGCTCCACCGGCCATGCCCAGAGCGAATTGACCTGCGGCCCGGTTACGCTCGACACCCGAACCGGCCGGGTCAGCGTCTCGGGCAATCCGGTCAAGATGACCTCGCACGAATATCGGCTTCTGGCCTACCTGATGCATCATTCCGGGCGGGTGGTCTCGCGCACCGAGCTGGTCGAGCATCTCTACGACCAGGATTTCGACCGCGACTCCAACACCATCGAGGTCTTTGTCGGCCGCATCCGCAAGAAGCTCGACGTCGATATCATCCAGACCGTCCGCGGCCTCGGCTATCTCTTGACCCCGCCGCCGGCGCCGGGCGCTTGAAGCGTTCCCGGGCTTGACGGGAGGCCGAACAGGGCCCTTGGTCCGGTCATGACGTCCGACCACCTGCCATCCTGCGCCGACCGGGATCATTCCGATGGCCGCTAGCTCGCTTGCGAACCGACTGTTCCTGTCGGCGACCGCCTGGCTCGTGGTGATCCTGGCCATCACAGGCGTGGTGCTGTCGTCGGTCTACAAGAACGCCACCGAGCGCGCCTTCGACCGCCGGCTCAATCTTTATCTGCGCACCCTCATCGCCGAGGTCGCGACCCCCGACGAGCCGCCGGACCGCCAGTTCCAGTCACTTGGCGAGCCGCTGTTCGAGCTGCCGCTGTCCGGCTGGTACTGGCAGATCACCCGCACCGACACCGAAAAGCCGGAAGTTCGCTCCTCGCGCTCGCTCTGGGACAAGAAGCTGCCGAAGCTGGAAGAGCAGGGCGCCGAGCTCACCGCCGCCGGCATCCGCCTCGCCTATGTCGACGGGCCGGAAGGGCAGAATCTGCGCATGGTGGAACGGCCGGTCGATCTCGGCGCCGACGGCAAATTTCTCGTCAGCGTCGCCGGGGACGACACCGAGATCTTCGACGAGACGCGCAGCTTCGACTATTATCTCGGCGGCACCTTCACCGCGCTCGGCATCGTGCTGCTGCTGACGACCGTGTTCCAGGTCCGCTTCGGCCTTGCACCGCTCAAGCGCATCTCGGAATCGATCGCCGACATCCGCTCCGGGCGGGCGGAACGGCTCGAGGGCGAATTCCCGGTCGAGATCGCGCCGCTCGCGCGGGAGACCAACGCGCTGATCGACGCCAATCGCGAGATCGTCGAGCGCGCGCGCACCCATGTCGGCAATCTCGCCCACGCGATCAAGACGCCGCTCTCGGTCATCGTCAACGAAGCCAGCGCGCATGCGGCCGATCCGTTCGCGGAGAAGGTGATGGAGCAGGCGGATGTGATGCGCGACCAGGTCGCCCATCATCTGGAGCGCGCCCGCATCGCGGCACGGGTCTCGGTCGTCGCCACCGTGACGGAGGTGGCGCCTGCCATCGAGGCGCTGCGGCGGACCATGGAGAAGATCCATCGCGACCGCGGCATCATGGTCGAGGCCAAGGCCGATCCATCCGCCAAGTTCCGGGGGGAGCGGCAGGATCTGGAGGAGATGGTCGGCAATCTCGTCGACAACGCCTGCAAATGGGCGGCCTCGCGCGTCTTCATCGAGGTCCTCGTCGAGCCGCCCCACCAGGCCGGCGCCGGCCCACGTTTGCGGGTCATCGTCGATGACGACGGCCGTGGCCTGTCGGAAGCGGAGCGCGCCCAGGTTGCCCGGCGCGGGCAGCGCCTCGACGAGTCCAAGCCCGGGTCGGGGCTGGGGCTGTCGATCGTCACCGACCTCGCCGCCCTCTACGGCGGCAGCCTTTCGCTCGGCAGCGCGCCGACCGGGGGCCTGCGCGCCGAGCTGGTTCTTCCGGGTCTATAATCCCTTGTTTCCACGACAATTTCCGGCATGGCCGACGCTCCTCCAGGGAAGAACGGGGTGCATTCGAGGCAGCTTGCTAAACGGCTTCTTAAGTGGGGACCCCCTATGATCGTGCCGGACCCATCCCATGTCCGCCATTTTACCGTGCATTACCCGGGCGCATGAGCCAGACATCGATCGAGCGGCTGAGGGAATATCTCGCGCAGCTCCCGCCGCAGTCGCAGGCACTGCTGATGCGGGAGTTCGAGCGTGCGCTGGAGCGCGGCCAGGACACGGCGGTGGCCACCCTCGTGCTCGAGCAGCTGCGCAAGATCGTCCGCAAGAGCGAAGCCGACGAGGCTTTGCCGCCGCGTACGGACGATCTGTCGCGGCTGTTGTTCCAGGTGTTGGAGCCGTTCCTGGTCGAGACCGGCACTCCTGTCAGGGCCGGCCAGATTCGCCGCTCCTCGCTGCAGCCGATCTGGCAATGGCTTGGCCGTGACGGCGCACCGGCCAAGGTGAACGAATTCGAGGCGGCGCTGGCGCGCATGCCGGCGGACAGTGAGGGGCAGGTCGAAGCCCTGGCGCAGAAGCTTCAGGCCGTCGCGGCGGATGCCATCTTCGAGCTGACGGGGCCGGGCCGCGGCGACAAGTCGCGGGCGCTTGCCCGGGTCGGCCCGCCCAACGTGATCGATGATCTCTATTCGATCGGTGCGGTGCTCCAGGTCCGGGACGCCATTGCGACGTTGAACGAGAAATTGCCGCGCACCTTGCGGGCCTTCGGGGATTCCCAGATCGCCTCGGTGACATCGGCACTCAACATTCCGGCGCTTCAGACGCCGCAGATGCTGCCTTTCGCCTTGTCGATCGTCGTGCAGCGGATGACCGCGCCCTGGCAGATCATCCGCCTTGCGATCAAGATTGCGGCATCCGACGACGAGATCCGCGTCGCGGCGACGCCCTACGGTATCGCCGTCACGATGGCTTTGCATGATCTGTCCTGCGTTGCCGCGATCCTGCGCATGGATATCAAGCGCGGCCATTTCGACAATGTCGCCGGCAACCTCAAGACGCTGCATGACGGCGTGCGCGGCCTGCGCACCGAGCTCGACCTGCGCAACGATTCCGCCTGGGGCAAGCAACTGACCTCGATCCGGGCCGACATCTCCAATGCGCTGCAGTCCGAGATCGACAGCGTGCCGGGCCGCGTCCGCCGCATCCTGCGCCAGCGCCCCGAGAAGGATATTCCGCCCGGCGCCCGGATCGACAGCACCGAAGTCGAGGAGACGGTGGCGCTGATCGATTTCGTCGCGACCTGCCGCAACTATGCGAGCGAGCTTGCGATCAACGAGGTGACGCTGCGCACCTATTCCGATCTGCAGCAATATGTGGAACGGTCGACCGAGCAGCTGGTGCAGTCGCTGCGCGCCGCCGATCACAAGGTCCGCACCTATCGCCAGCAGCAGGTGCAGGCCGCGATCCGCTTCTGCCAGGTGCTGTTCGGCGACGATTATGCCTCGTTGATGCGCCGGGCCGCCGAAAACGCACTCACGGGCGAGCGCAAATCGTCGCGCGCAGGCTGATCGGCGCGCATTTTTCTTGGCCGCAATTTGAAGTTGACTGCACCGATCGCGCGCCGTACTTTCCCGGTGCAAGTCTGGGAATCTCTATCTGTGGGCGCATGAAACCCATCATCAGCTCGATTGAAATTGAGAATCGCGTCATCGTGGCCAAGTATCAAAGGCTGATGGTTGGGGCCAAGGTGGTGCTGGTCGAGAAGGCCAGCGATCGGCAGCTGCCTGAGACCATCACGAGGGTTGCATCCCGGGTTCCGGTCGGAGCGCTGCGCATCAGACTGCCGGATGCAATCAAGCCGGGAACATACTTCCTGAAGGCCTTCGACGGGCACGGCGAGCACGCCGCCCAAAGTGTCGACTTCGAGATCGGCTAAGCCGTTGGATTTTCACCCTTTCGGGACGACATGCGGGTCGCGCCGAATTGACAATTGTCAATTGCCGCATCCTCCGGCCGTGGTGTAAAGGCACCTACAGGCGCGGTTCGGGCGCCGCCGGAAGCTTGCCAGATGACGCTATGGTTCGTGTTCGCGCTGATGACGGTCGCGGCGATTTTCGCCGTGCTCTGGCCGCTTGGCCGCACCAGCCGCGCGCAAGCTCAGGGTAGCGAGGTCGCGGTCTACAAGGACCAGCTGGCCGAGATCGAGCGTGATCTCGCCGCAGGATTGATCTTGGCGCCCGAGGCCGAGGCTGCGCGCGTCGAGATCAGCCGCAGGCTGCTCGCGGCGGCGGCCAGTGAGCCGGCAACGGCGCCGATGTCGAACCTCACATGGCGCCGTGCGGCGGCCGTGCTGGCGCTTGCCGGTCTGCCGCTCGTTGCGGTCGGCGTCTACATGCCGCTCGGCTCCCCCCGGCTGCAGGACTTTCCCCTTGCGCAGCGGGAGCGCGGGTCCGGCATGGCGCAGTCGCTCGAGAACCTCGTCGTGCAGGTCGAGCAGCATCTGGAAAAGAATCCGACGGACGGTCGCGGCTGGAACGTGCTCGCGCCGGTTCTGGAGCGGCTCGGCCGCTTCGACGATGCGGTGCGCGCCTATCGCAATTCGCTCACCTACAATGGCGAGAGCGCGGAGCGCCGATCCGATCTCGGCGAAGCGATCTCGGCCGCCGCCGGCGGCGTGGTGACCGCCGAGGCCAAGGCCGAATTCGAGCGCGCACACGCCTTGAACGCCGACGACCCCAAGGCGAACTATTTCCTGGGCCTTGCCGCTGAGCAGGATGGCCGCAAGGATGATGCGGCCAATATCTGGCGCGCGCTGCTCGCAAAAGCGCCGACGGATGCGCCGTGGCGTGCCTTGGTGCAGTCCTCGCTGGCGCGAGTCGGTGGGGGCGGCACGATGCCCGCGCTGTCCGACGAGACGATTGCTGCCTCCAAGGACATGGCCGAAGTCGATCGCAATGCGATGGTGCGCGGCATGGTCGATCGTCTGGCGACGCGGCTGAAGCAGAACGGCGACGATGTCGAAGGCTGGCTGCGTCTGGTGCGCGCCTATCTGGTGATGGGCGAGCGAGACAAGGCAATGGGTGCTTCGGCCGATGCCCGGCAGGCGGTTGCCAGCAATGCCGAGCGGCTGCGCCAGC from Bradyrhizobium sp. CB1015 harbors:
- a CDS encoding MBL fold metallo-hydrolase; this translates as MSITVRFCGAARTVTGSSYLFQTASGRFLVDCGLFQGQKTLKELNYGAFPFRPADIDAVLLTHAHIDHSGLLPKLVRAGFEGPILATRGTIDLCSYMLPDAGNIQESEVKQLNRRNASRGRKQVEPIYTQADAIASLQSFRAVDYERWTDVIPGVRARYWNAGHLLGSASIELEIAEQGAARPLRVLISGDVGPEAKLLQPDPEAPSDFDYVIAESTYGDRVREATTPALRREHLAAEVRDAAAAGGALLLPAFAVERTQELIVDLVDLMEHREIPTAPIFLDSPLAIRATEVFRRHADSLDPSVDATRLLNSPHLKFTETADESKAIMRLSGFHIIIAASGMCDAGRIRHHLKRWLWNERATVLLAGFQANGTLGRFLQDGAKAVRIQGDEIKVAARIRMIDEYSGHADGAGMAGWIAARRPIARALFLAHGEEAAVAGLAERVAERIIPGARIYQPMLDDIYELAAPEPRVLDADRRRRLAPEAVTRLDWHNEMSELMLDINDRVAAAADDRARGVIIRRLRRALEETV
- a CDS encoding thymidine phosphorylase family protein; translation: MHPDLPHSQLKIRRVRLDTGRENVVVVSRRSKALRAEIFRGFSRVELRQGGKVLLATLLITDDDTLAAPDEIGLSEPAFRRFAEAVGTEVTVRPASPPESLEAVRAKIRGRTLSQAEIGAIISDLAHYRYSDMEIAAFLIGSASFITSDELLALTGAMAQAGTQLVWPAPVVVDKHCIGGIPGNRTSMVVVPIVAAHGLPIPKTSSRAITSPAGTADTMEVLARVNIGVEEMKAIVSSCNGCLIWGGHVNLSPADDVLISVERPLSLDTREQMVASIMSKKIAAGSTHLLIDIPVGPTAKVTGGVEAMRLRKLFEFVGDRFGRTVEVITTDGTQPIGSGIGPVLEANDVMAVLGNEPAAPRDLREKSLRLAAHLLEYDPELRGGAGYARARELLDSGAALKQMQKIIDAQGPSTCSNELGPLSFDVEARHDGIVSAIDCLRLNRLARTAGAPLDKGAGIRLFKKIGDRVEQGEPLYRVYTFGRSEHDLAASATASDNGYAINGKPLGE
- a CDS encoding Flp family type IVb pilin, with protein sequence MRLFTSFLADENGATAIEYGLIAAGIALAIVTIVNSTGAALLNNKFNSVSSAMK
- a CDS encoding Ku protein: MAPRANWKGFLRLSLVTCPVALYPATSDTEKVSFNQINRKTGHRIKYLKVDAETGDEVTSEDIVKGYKVDTDTYIEVTKDELDDIALDSTHTIEIDEFVPKADIDNRYLIRPYYLVPDGKVGHDAYAVIRETIRSMDKVAIGRVVLTNREHIIALEPLENGLMGTLLRYPYEVRSEKEYFDDIQDVKLTKDMLDLAKHIVEKKSGAFEPELFEDHYETALIDLINKKRSGVPITAKAAPKTGGNVISLMDALKKSIANEKEAAPAAKVARDTAKDTKAKKPKKRVEGQREMLLPISGKGGKDAAAKAATTPKKAADKPVRAPARAKKAG
- a CDS encoding response regulator transcription factor, whose amino-acid sequence is MRLLVVEDDPDLNRQLTKALTDAGYVVDRAFDGEEGHYLGDNEPYDAVVLDIGLPKKDGISVLEAWRRNGRTMPVLILTARDRWSDKVQGFDAGADDYVAKPFHLEEVLARIRALLRRSTGHAQSELTCGPVTLDTRTGRVSVSGNPVKMTSHEYRLLAYLMHHSGRVVSRTELVEHLYDQDFDRDSNTIEVFVGRIRKKLDVDIIQTVRGLGYLLTPPPAPGA
- a CDS encoding sensor histidine kinase gives rise to the protein MAASSLANRLFLSATAWLVVILAITGVVLSSVYKNATERAFDRRLNLYLRTLIAEVATPDEPPDRQFQSLGEPLFELPLSGWYWQITRTDTEKPEVRSSRSLWDKKLPKLEEQGAELTAAGIRLAYVDGPEGQNLRMVERPVDLGADGKFLVSVAGDDTEIFDETRSFDYYLGGTFTALGIVLLLTTVFQVRFGLAPLKRISESIADIRSGRAERLEGEFPVEIAPLARETNALIDANREIVERARTHVGNLAHAIKTPLSVIVNEASAHAADPFAEKVMEQADVMRDQVAHHLERARIAARVSVVATVTEVAPAIEALRRTMEKIHRDRGIMVEAKADPSAKFRGERQDLEEMVGNLVDNACKWAASRVFIEVLVEPPHQAGAGPRLRVIVDDDGRGLSEAERAQVARRGQRLDESKPGSGLGLSIVTDLAALYGGSLSLGSAPTGGLRAELVLPGL
- the ccmI gene encoding c-type cytochrome biogenesis protein CcmI, which produces MTLWFVFALMTVAAIFAVLWPLGRTSRAQAQGSEVAVYKDQLAEIERDLAAGLILAPEAEAARVEISRRLLAAAASEPATAPMSNLTWRRAAAVLALAGLPLVAVGVYMPLGSPRLQDFPLAQRERGSGMAQSLENLVVQVEQHLEKNPTDGRGWNVLAPVLERLGRFDDAVRAYRNSLTYNGESAERRSDLGEAISAAAGGVVTAEAKAEFERAHALNADDPKANYFLGLAAEQDGRKDDAANIWRALLAKAPTDAPWRALVQSSLARVGGGGTMPALSDETIAASKDMAEVDRNAMVRGMVDRLATRLKQNGDDVEGWLRLVRAYLVMGERDKAMGASADARQAVASNAERLRQLNEGLRTLGIGG